The following proteins are co-located in the Flavobacterium sp. CECT 9288 genome:
- the bglX gene encoding beta-glucosidase BglX, which yields MKYSFLFILGSLFFVVACSKKITQPSTPLAQKNALDKKVDSVLQLMTLEEKVGQLNQYNGFWDITGPTPKEGQAAKKYEDLKKGLVGSMLNVKGVKDVRALQKIAVEQTRLKIPLLFGFDVIHGYKTISPIPLAEAASWDLQAIQKSAAIAAKEASAEGLNWTFAPMVDVARDARWGRVMEGAGEDPFLGSKIAVARVQGFQGNDLAATNTILACAKHFAGYGFAESGRDYNTVDVSENTLQNTIFPPFKAAVDAGVRTFMNSFNELNGIPATGNAYLQRDILKKEWNFDGFVVSDWGSINEMIAHGYAKDSKHAAEIAINAGSDMDMESSAYVDHLVALVKEGKVKESFINDAARRILKVKFELGLFDDPYRYCDEKREQSTVGKPEFHEGVLDMAKKSIVLLKNDNDILPLKKSGQKIALIGALANDKTSPLGSWRIAAEDNTAVSVLEGLQKYSGNQLTFSKGADVAVGRTQFIWETKINTTDKTGFDEAITNAKQADVVIMVLGEHGLQSGEGRSRTEIDLPGVQQELLEAVYKVNPNIVLVLNNGRPLTIPWAAEKIPAILEGWQLGTQSGNAIAQVLYGDYNPSGKLPMSFPRNVGQLPLYYNYKNTGRPVMNEPESVFWSHYIDEKNTPQFPFGHGLSYSKFEYSGFELSSNGFTKGGSIQVSVNVKNTSNVIGKEVVQLYIRDLIASVTRPVKELKGFELIELQPNETKKVVFNIDEKTIEFFTANKKWEAEAGDFKVFVGGSSVTQFQKDFQFKN from the coding sequence ATGAAGTATTCATTTCTATTTATACTTGGCAGCCTATTTTTTGTAGTTGCTTGTAGTAAAAAAATCACACAACCATCAACTCCTTTGGCGCAAAAAAACGCATTAGATAAAAAGGTTGATTCTGTACTTCAATTGATGACTCTTGAGGAAAAAGTTGGTCAACTCAATCAATACAATGGTTTTTGGGACATTACGGGACCCACTCCAAAAGAAGGACAAGCCGCAAAAAAGTATGAAGACCTCAAAAAAGGCTTAGTTGGATCTATGCTTAACGTAAAAGGGGTAAAGGATGTTCGTGCTTTACAAAAAATAGCTGTAGAACAAACCCGTCTCAAAATTCCTTTGCTTTTTGGCTTTGATGTAATTCACGGGTATAAAACAATTAGCCCTATTCCACTTGCCGAAGCCGCAAGTTGGGATTTACAAGCCATACAAAAATCAGCTGCTATTGCTGCCAAAGAAGCTTCGGCAGAGGGATTAAATTGGACTTTTGCTCCCATGGTTGATGTGGCTCGTGATGCACGCTGGGGTCGTGTTATGGAAGGAGCTGGTGAAGATCCATTCCTTGGAAGTAAGATTGCGGTGGCTCGCGTACAAGGTTTTCAAGGTAATGATTTGGCTGCGACCAATACTATTTTGGCTTGTGCCAAACATTTTGCTGGTTATGGTTTTGCTGAATCAGGAAGAGATTATAACACGGTAGATGTAAGCGAAAATACCTTACAAAACACCATATTTCCTCCTTTTAAAGCAGCTGTTGATGCTGGCGTGCGTACTTTTATGAATTCCTTCAATGAATTGAATGGCATACCTGCTACTGGAAATGCATATTTACAAAGGGATATTTTAAAGAAAGAGTGGAATTTTGATGGTTTTGTAGTTTCAGATTGGGGTTCTATAAATGAAATGATAGCGCATGGATACGCAAAAGATAGCAAGCATGCTGCCGAGATTGCCATAAATGCAGGATCTGATATGGATATGGAATCAAGCGCTTATGTCGACCATTTAGTGGCATTGGTTAAAGAGGGTAAAGTAAAAGAAAGCTTTATTAATGATGCTGCAAGACGGATATTGAAAGTAAAATTTGAATTGGGACTTTTTGATGATCCTTATAGATATTGTGATGAAAAAAGAGAGCAATCCACAGTAGGTAAACCAGAGTTTCATGAAGGTGTTTTAGACATGGCAAAAAAATCAATTGTGCTTTTAAAAAATGACAATGATATTTTACCATTAAAAAAATCAGGTCAAAAAATAGCGTTAATTGGTGCTTTGGCAAATGATAAAACAAGTCCATTAGGAAGCTGGCGAATTGCAGCTGAAGACAATACGGCGGTTTCTGTTTTAGAAGGATTGCAAAAATACTCTGGAAATCAACTGACTTTTTCAAAAGGTGCCGATGTTGCAGTGGGACGCACTCAATTTATTTGGGAAACTAAAATCAACACTACTGATAAAACCGGTTTTGATGAAGCTATTACAAATGCAAAACAGGCAGATGTTGTGATTATGGTTTTAGGGGAACACGGTTTGCAATCTGGTGAGGGTAGAAGTAGAACGGAGATAGATTTACCAGGTGTACAGCAAGAATTACTAGAGGCAGTGTATAAAGTGAATCCTAATATTGTTTTGGTTTTAAACAATGGTAGGCCTCTTACTATTCCGTGGGCTGCAGAAAAAATTCCTGCAATTTTAGAGGGATGGCAGTTAGGCACCCAAAGTGGTAACGCTATAGCGCAAGTACTATATGGAGATTACAATCCGAGTGGAAAACTACCAATGTCTTTCCCGCGCAATGTGGGGCAATTGCCTTTGTATTATAATTATAAAAATACGGGAAGACCTGTAATGAATGAACCAGAAAGTGTTTTTTGGTCTCATTATATTGACGAGAAAAACACGCCTCAATTCCCATTCGGACATGGTTTAAGTTACTCTAAATTCGAATATTCAGGTTTTGAATTGTCTTCTAATGGTTTCACCAAAGGTGGATCTATTCAAGTATCGGTCAATGTTAAAAATACAAGTAATGTAATAGGTAAAGAAGTAGTGCAGTTGTATATTAGAGATTTGATCGCCAGCGTTACGCGCCCCGTAAAAGAACTTAAAGGTTTTGAATTAATAGAGTTACAACCTAATGAAACTAAGAAAGTCGTGTTTAATATTGATGAAAAAACGATTGAGTTTTTTACCGCGAATAAAAAGTGGGAAGCCGAAGCAGGAGACTTTAAAGTCTTTGTTGGAGGCAGTTCTGTAACGCAATTCCAAAAAGATTTTCAATTTAAAAACTAA
- a CDS encoding family 16 glycosylhydrolase translates to MKNILVCFLIFNCSFAQVGTRKLVWEEHFDEKSLNEKTWNIELGDGCPNCGWGNNERQLYTADNHKIEKSCLVITAKKEADNKYTSTRITTKGKKEFQYGRFEARAKLPVGQGIWPAFWMLGSNIDQVGWPMCGEIDILEYVGKEPDMVFTSLHTQDSHGNTINTKKTKIESIEEGFHLYTIEWTPDKIEFFVDAKLVYTFQPESKTQAVWPYNQPFYFIINMAIGGNFGGPEVDDAIFPQKFYIDYIKVYQ, encoded by the coding sequence ATGAAAAATATATTGGTTTGTTTCCTAATTTTCAATTGTTCATTCGCACAAGTGGGTACACGCAAATTAGTTTGGGAAGAACATTTTGATGAAAAATCATTAAATGAAAAAACTTGGAACATCGAGTTGGGTGACGGTTGTCCAAATTGTGGTTGGGGTAATAATGAAAGACAGTTATATACGGCTGATAATCATAAAATTGAAAAAAGTTGTTTGGTAATTACTGCAAAAAAAGAAGCAGACAATAAATACACATCAACTAGAATTACTACCAAAGGGAAAAAAGAATTTCAATACGGAAGATTTGAAGCAAGAGCAAAACTTCCCGTAGGGCAGGGGATTTGGCCTGCTTTTTGGATGTTAGGTTCTAATATTGATCAAGTTGGGTGGCCCATGTGTGGAGAAATTGATATCCTTGAATATGTGGGCAAGGAGCCAGATATGGTTTTTACATCGTTACATACTCAGGACAGTCATGGAAATACAATTAACACTAAAAAAACAAAAATAGAGTCTATTGAAGAGGGTTTTCACTTGTATACCATAGAGTGGACACCTGACAAAATAGAATTTTTTGTAGATGCTAAGTTAGTGTATACTTTTCAGCCTGAATCAAAAACCCAAGCTGTTTGGCCATACAACCAGCCATTTTATTTTATTATAAACATGGCTATAGGAGGTAATTTTGGAGGGCCCGAAGTTGACGATGCTATTTTCCCTCAAAAATTTTATATTGATTACATCAAAGTGTATCAATAA
- a CDS encoding RNA polymerase sigma factor: MVNIQLNDALLVKEYVSGNEDALAKLIKRHESKIYGFIYSKIPDRDITNDIFQDTFIKVINTLKSNSYNEEGKFLPWVMRIAHNLIVDHFRKSKKMPLYRETEEFSIFSIMSDDSLSIENKIIADQVQIDIKKIIEELPADQKEVLIMRMYQDMSFKEISEITGVSINTALGRMRYALLNLRKVIDKYQIVLTT, from the coding sequence ATGGTTAATATACAACTCAACGATGCGCTTTTAGTAAAAGAATATGTGTCTGGAAACGAGGATGCATTAGCAAAACTAATTAAAAGGCACGAGTCTAAAATCTACGGTTTTATTTACTCTAAAATTCCCGATAGAGATATCACGAATGATATTTTTCAAGATACTTTTATTAAAGTAATCAATACTTTGAAATCTAATTCCTATAATGAGGAGGGTAAGTTTTTGCCATGGGTAATGCGAATTGCTCATAACTTGATAGTAGATCATTTTAGAAAATCAAAAAAGATGCCTTTATATAGAGAAACTGAGGAGTTTTCTATTTTTTCAATCATGTCTGATGATTCACTATCTATTGAAAATAAAATAATCGCAGATCAAGTACAAATTGATATAAAAAAAATTATTGAAGAGCTGCCTGCTGATCAAAAAGAGGTATTAATTATGCGCATGTATCAAGATATGAGTTTCAAGGAAATATCCGAGATAACTGGTGTTAGCATCAATACTGCCCTTGGAAGAATGCGTTATGCTTTACTTAATTTGAGAAAAGTTATAGACAAATATCAAATTGTTTTAACTACGTAA
- the nth gene encoding endonuclease III, producing MTKQERVTFVINTLKELYPTIPIPLDHKDPYTLLIAVLLSAQCTDVRVNQITPILFAKADNPYDMVKMTIEEIKEIIRPCGLSPMKSKGIHGLSQILIEKHNGEVPQSFEFLEELPAVGHKTASVVMSQAFGVPAFPVDTHIHRLMYRWNLTNGKNVVQTEKDAKRIFPEETWNDLHLQIIWYGREYSPARGWDLEKDIITKTIGRKKVINEYQKKVKPL from the coding sequence ATGACCAAACAGGAACGCGTAACTTTTGTTATAAATACGTTAAAAGAATTGTACCCTACAATTCCCATACCACTAGATCATAAAGATCCTTATACCTTATTGATAGCTGTTTTATTATCTGCTCAATGTACTGATGTGCGGGTAAATCAAATCACCCCAATACTTTTTGCAAAAGCAGATAATCCGTATGATATGGTAAAAATGACTATAGAAGAGATTAAAGAAATCATAAGACCCTGCGGCTTATCGCCAATGAAATCCAAAGGAATTCACGGATTATCACAAATTCTAATAGAAAAACATAACGGCGAAGTCCCACAAAGTTTTGAATTTCTAGAAGAACTTCCTGCAGTAGGTCACAAAACGGCCAGTGTGGTCATGTCTCAAGCTTTTGGAGTACCTGCATTTCCTGTAGATACGCACATTCACAGATTAATGTACCGCTGGAATTTAACGAATGGTAAAAATGTTGTTCAAACAGAAAAAGATGCGAAACGTATCTTTCCTGAAGAAACATGGAACGACCTACACCTACAAATTATTTGGTACGGAAGAGAATATTCGCCAGCAAGAGGTTGGGATTTAGAAAAAGATATTATCACCAAAACTATTGGTAGAAAAAAGGTAATCAACGAATATCAAAAAAAAGTAAAACCACTATAA
- the bcp gene encoding thioredoxin-dependent thiol peroxidase → MTTLTKGDKAPDFIGLDQDGKKHQLADYAGKKLVIFFYPKANTPGCTAEACDLRDNFERFQANNYALLGVSADSAKAQAKFKDKYEFPFPLLADEDKSVIQSFGVWGPKKFMGKEYDGIHRTTFVINEEGFIDEVISDVKTKVHAAQILK, encoded by the coding sequence ATGACAACATTAACTAAAGGGGATAAAGCTCCAGATTTTATAGGTTTAGATCAAGACGGTAAAAAACATCAATTAGCAGATTATGCGGGTAAAAAGCTAGTTATTTTTTTCTATCCAAAAGCAAATACTCCTGGATGTACAGCTGAAGCTTGTGATTTGAGAGATAACTTTGAACGCTTTCAGGCTAATAATTACGCATTATTAGGAGTGAGTGCTGATAGTGCAAAGGCTCAAGCCAAGTTTAAAGACAAATACGAATTTCCTTTCCCTTTACTTGCTGATGAAGATAAATCAGTTATTCAATCTTTTGGAGTTTGGGGACCAAAAAAGTTTATGGGTAAAGAATACGATGGAATTCACAGAACTACTTTTGTTATTAACGAAGAAGGTTTTATTGATGAGGTTATATCTGATGTGAAAACCAAAGTACATGCTGCTCAAATCCTAAAATAA
- a CDS encoding TonB-dependent receptor: MDTEIKLKGDKIIEQIPSIKDKALRINLNENIYGTFAEIGAGQETVRHFFRSGGSSGTIAKAMSAYDKDFSDAVYGVESDGRYVTESRLKKMLSHEVNLIEQRLSREKHPNKMFFSYANTVATIDFAKQFKGHGWVGISYQIEPDEDYNEIILHIRFKETDVRLQQETLGILGVNLIYSAFYKYNDPKRLLRYLYDHLDKDQLEIDTINFSGPRFADVDNRLMSLQLVKNGMTDAVMFNPDGKNILPAAILYKKNILAFRGSFRPVTKVNMDMYEKSLKMFLNENKVDKDNTLVVFEITLSNLRSDGEINERDFMDRAELLCSLGQTVMISNFQEYYKVVEYFANYTKARMGLALGVNNLIDIFDEKYYRHLSGGILEAFGKLFYRDMKVFLYPMIGENGEIINSDNLKVHPRMKELYKFFKFNGKVVDIDDYDPTILNVFSREVLNMISHGKPGWESMLPSGIAEIIKEHQLFGYTPQKVLN; the protein is encoded by the coding sequence ATGGATACAGAGATAAAATTAAAAGGTGATAAAATCATCGAACAAATCCCATCAATAAAAGACAAAGCACTTCGTATCAATTTGAACGAAAATATTTATGGGACATTTGCTGAAATTGGAGCTGGACAGGAAACTGTTAGACATTTTTTTAGATCTGGTGGTTCTTCTGGAACAATTGCAAAAGCCATGTCTGCTTATGATAAAGACTTTAGTGATGCCGTTTACGGTGTAGAATCGGATGGTAGGTATGTAACAGAGAGCAGGTTAAAAAAAATGCTCTCCCATGAAGTAAACCTAATAGAACAAAGATTGAGCCGCGAAAAACATCCTAATAAAATGTTTTTTAGTTACGCCAACACGGTTGCCACAATAGATTTTGCTAAACAATTTAAAGGCCACGGATGGGTAGGAATTAGCTACCAAATTGAACCTGATGAAGATTACAATGAAATTATACTTCACATTCGTTTTAAAGAAACAGATGTAAGATTGCAACAAGAAACCTTAGGAATACTAGGGGTAAACTTAATTTATAGTGCTTTTTATAAATACAATGATCCTAAAAGATTGCTTCGTTATTTATACGATCACTTAGATAAAGACCAACTTGAAATTGATACCATAAATTTCTCTGGACCTCGATTTGCAGATGTAGACAACAGATTAATGAGTTTACAACTTGTGAAAAATGGCATGACAGATGCCGTGATGTTTAACCCTGATGGTAAAAACATTCTTCCAGCAGCCATTTTATACAAAAAAAACATACTTGCTTTTAGAGGAAGTTTTCGTCCTGTGACCAAGGTTAATATGGACATGTATGAAAAGTCTTTGAAAATGTTTTTGAATGAAAACAAAGTAGATAAAGACAATACACTCGTTGTTTTTGAAATCACATTATCTAATTTACGTTCTGATGGGGAGATCAACGAAAGGGATTTCATGGACCGAGCTGAGCTTTTATGTTCACTAGGACAAACCGTTATGATCTCTAATTTTCAAGAATATTATAAAGTTGTAGAATACTTTGCTAATTATACTAAGGCTCGAATGGGTCTAGCATTAGGAGTTAATAACTTAATCGATATTTTTGACGAAAAATACTATCGCCATTTAAGCGGAGGAATTCTTGAAGCTTTTGGGAAATTATTCTATCGCGATATGAAAGTTTTCTTGTATCCAATGATAGGAGAAAACGGTGAAATAATTAACTCTGACAACTTGAAAGTACATCCCCGAATGAAAGAATTATATAAATTCTTTAAATTCAATGGAAAAGTAGTTGATATTGATGATTATGATCCTACAATCTTAAATGTGTTTTCTCGTGAAGTACTCAACATGATCAGCCACGGTAAACCAGGATGGGAAAGTATGTTGCCGTCAGGTATTGCTGAAATCATTAAAGAGCACCAATTATTTGGTTATACTCCTCAAAAAGTCCTAAACTAA
- a CDS encoding MBL fold metallo-hydrolase encodes MKVYFLGTGTSQGIPVIGSNHPVCKSTDFKDKRLRVSVWISWDDYSFVIDCGPDFRQQMLVSNCQKVDAILFTHEHADHTSGLDDIRPFNFKQGEIPIYAHTRVINNLKERFAYVFETINKYPGAPSVKTIEVINNQPFELGEKMIVPVDVLHGSLQVFGYRIDDFAYLTDVKTISNEEVLKLKNLKVLVINALREEPHDTHFNLKEALDFINLVQPEKAYLTHISHVLGFHEEVEKHLPENVYLAYDNLEIII; translated from the coding sequence TTGAAAGTATATTTTTTAGGAACGGGAACCTCTCAAGGCATTCCCGTTATAGGTAGTAACCATCCGGTGTGTAAGAGTACTGATTTTAAAGACAAAAGGTTGCGAGTATCAGTTTGGATATCGTGGGATGACTATTCTTTCGTTATTGATTGTGGTCCTGACTTTAGGCAGCAAATGCTAGTGTCTAATTGTCAAAAAGTAGATGCTATTTTGTTTACTCACGAGCATGCAGATCATACATCAGGACTTGATGACATTAGACCTTTTAATTTTAAACAAGGAGAGATTCCTATTTATGCTCATACACGAGTAATTAATAATCTTAAGGAGCGTTTTGCTTATGTTTTTGAAACCATCAATAAATACCCAGGAGCACCTTCTGTAAAAACGATAGAGGTCATCAATAATCAGCCTTTTGAACTGGGTGAAAAAATGATCGTACCTGTTGATGTACTTCATGGGAGTTTGCAGGTTTTTGGTTATCGAATTGATGATTTTGCCTATTTAACAGATGTGAAAACAATCAGCAACGAGGAGGTTTTAAAATTGAAAAATTTGAAAGTTTTAGTGATCAATGCCTTGCGAGAAGAGCCGCATGATACACATTTCAATTTGAAAGAAGCTTTAGATTTCATAAATTTGGTGCAACCAGAAAAAGCATATCTCACACACATTAGTCATGTATTGGGCTTTCATGAAGAGGTAGAAAAACATCTTCCTGAGAACGTGTATCTTGCTTATGATAATTTGGAAATTATAATTTAA
- a CDS encoding alpha/beta hydrolase, with product MALSLEYKIREPKIILDKNPLLLLLHGYGSNEADLFSFAEELPEQYYVISARAPYDMQYGSYAWYAINFDADENKFSDHNQARISRDVIVQFIDELTATYPIDAQNIALIGFSQGAILSYAVALSYPEKVQKIVAMSGYFNAEIIKDGFQKNNFDTLKIFASHGTVDQVIPIDWARKTPSLMESLGIKSTYKEYPVGHGVAPQNFYDFKNWLLEN from the coding sequence ATGGCATTATCACTTGAATACAAAATAAGAGAACCCAAAATAATTTTAGACAAAAATCCACTTTTGTTACTCCTTCATGGTTATGGAAGTAATGAAGCTGATTTATTTTCATTTGCCGAAGAACTTCCGGAACAGTATTATGTAATTTCGGCTAGAGCTCCTTATGACATGCAATACGGAAGCTACGCTTGGTACGCAATTAATTTTGATGCTGATGAGAATAAATTTTCAGATCACAATCAAGCCAGAATATCTAGAGATGTTATTGTTCAGTTTATAGACGAATTAACCGCAACTTATCCCATTGATGCGCAAAATATTGCCTTAATTGGCTTTAGCCAAGGAGCAATTTTAAGCTATGCTGTTGCTTTATCTTACCCTGAAAAAGTACAGAAAATCGTTGCTATGAGCGGGTATTTCAATGCAGAGATTATTAAAGACGGTTTTCAAAAAAACAATTTCGATACTTTGAAAATATTTGCATCACACGGAACCGTTGATCAAGTAATACCTATTGATTGGGCAAGAAAAACACCATCATTGATGGAAAGCTTAGGCATTAAAAGCACCTACAAAGAATATCCTGTGGGACACGGTGTAGCACCACAAAACTTTTATGATTTCAAGAATTGGTTACTTGAAAATTAA
- a CDS encoding dihydroorotase family protein — MKLIIRDAKIIDPKSSFHNTISDLLIVDGYIQEIGTNLENPDQVQEIKLDNLHLSQGWFDSSVSLGEPGFEDRETILNGLQVAAKSGFTSIALQPNSYPVIDNQSQIHFVKSKATQTATQLYPIGAMTKESAGKDIAELYDMKNAGAVAFGDYNKSTENANLLKIALQYVQDFDGLIIAFSQDEHIKGNGVANEGIISTQLGLKGIPNLAEEIHTARNLYLLEYTGGKLHLPTLSTEKSIALVKAAKSKGLQVSCSVAVHHLALTDEKLQEFDTRFKVSPPLRTESDRQALLNGVLDGTIDMITSDHNPIDIEHKKMEFDGAKNGTIGLESCFGALMTVLPLDVVIDKLTSGKKTFGIPEEIIAKGAKANLTLFNPDHKTVFSKSSILSKSKNSAFLGTELNGKVYGIINQDQLILA, encoded by the coding sequence ATGAAATTAATTATCCGAGATGCAAAAATTATTGACCCTAAAAGTTCATTTCATAACACCATTTCAGATCTTTTAATTGTAGATGGATACATTCAAGAAATAGGAACTAATCTTGAAAATCCAGATCAAGTTCAAGAAATTAAACTAGATAATTTACATCTCTCGCAAGGCTGGTTTGACAGCAGTGTTTCTCTTGGAGAACCCGGTTTTGAGGATCGAGAAACCATACTGAACGGACTGCAAGTAGCGGCAAAAAGCGGATTTACAAGCATTGCTTTACAACCCAACTCCTATCCTGTAATTGACAATCAATCCCAAATACATTTTGTAAAAAGCAAAGCAACGCAAACTGCAACGCAACTCTATCCCATAGGTGCTATGACAAAAGAAAGCGCAGGAAAAGATATTGCGGAATTATATGACATGAAAAATGCGGGCGCAGTAGCCTTTGGTGATTATAATAAAAGTACAGAAAATGCCAATTTACTAAAAATTGCATTGCAATATGTTCAAGATTTTGATGGTTTGATAATTGCTTTTTCACAAGATGAACATATTAAAGGTAATGGAGTTGCAAATGAAGGAATTATATCAACTCAACTTGGGTTAAAAGGAATTCCAAATTTAGCTGAAGAAATCCACACTGCTAGAAATTTATATTTACTAGAGTACACAGGAGGAAAATTACACCTACCTACTTTATCTACTGAAAAATCTATAGCATTAGTTAAAGCCGCTAAATCAAAAGGCCTTCAGGTCAGTTGTAGTGTTGCTGTACACCACCTAGCACTCACTGACGAAAAACTACAAGAATTTGACACTCGATTTAAAGTTTCACCACCATTACGAACCGAAAGTGACCGTCAAGCTTTGCTCAATGGAGTCCTTGATGGAACAATAGATATGATAACTTCTGATCATAATCCGATAGATATTGAACATAAAAAAATGGAATTTGATGGAGCAAAAAATGGCACCATTGGACTTGAAAGTTGTTTTGGTGCGCTAATGACCGTTTTACCACTTGACGTAGTTATCGACAAATTAACTTCTGGTAAAAAAACCTTTGGTATACCCGAAGAAATTATTGCAAAAGGTGCAAAAGCAAATCTTACACTGTTCAACCCCGATCACAAAACCGTTTTTAGTAAATCCTCGATTTTATCAAAATCAAAAAACTCTGCATTTCTAGGGACTGAACTGAATGGAAAAGTCTACGGAATTATCAATCAAGACCAATTAATTTTAGCTTAA
- a CDS encoding BatA and WFA domain-containing protein — protein MHFKQPEVLYFLFLLLIPILVHLFQLRKFKTELFTNVRFLKALTIQTRKSSKIKKWLLLTCRLLLLTCIIIAFAQPFFSSKDSINKNNELFIILDNSYSMQAKGKKGELLKRAVQELLEETPENTTFSLLTNSENFWNTDIKSVRSNLQNLKYSSEAFNLDNILTKVKAHKSPYNKDIVVLTDGLSITEKQVKTSDQNMNPLFILSEAEQKNNASVDSVYISKTVENFYEITVQVTGYGDKFPDVPISIFDNNKLIAKTTVDLDSKKKSITFTIPKKSFHGYISIQDNGLAYDNILYFSISKNKKANVISVGEPLKSDFLTRIYTPDEFVFKNYSLSTLDYNSIEQQDAIVLNELNEIPQALATTLKSFVSKGGHVVVIPSSESSIETYNSFFKNFGTLSYSPLEQTEKQITKINFNHPIFNNVFESKITNFQYPKTKISYPLSSSSPAALSYEDQSPFLTSLTNSVATVAVFAAPLNVENSNFQQSPLIVPTFYKMVINNQNNGVIAYTIGSNLSHITDAALQKDAIVTIKGTDEQFIPIQQILSTKVKMTFNDYPKQAGNFSVFSKKEWIENLSFNYARSESDLIKNNDNVLADLNQESSITSFFNALQTNRTDNQIWKWFVIFALLFLLLEMAILKFVKS, from the coding sequence ATGCATTTTAAGCAACCTGAAGTTTTATATTTTTTATTCCTTTTACTTATACCAATATTGGTTCATCTTTTTCAATTGCGAAAGTTTAAAACGGAACTTTTTACGAATGTTCGGTTTTTAAAGGCACTCACCATTCAAACTAGAAAAAGCTCTAAAATAAAAAAATGGCTTCTTTTAACCTGTAGATTATTACTATTGACATGTATTATCATTGCTTTTGCTCAGCCTTTTTTTTCCTCAAAAGACAGTATAAATAAAAACAATGAACTATTTATCATTTTAGATAATTCCTATAGCATGCAGGCTAAAGGAAAGAAAGGCGAACTATTAAAAAGAGCTGTTCAAGAACTGCTTGAGGAAACTCCAGAAAACACTACATTTTCATTATTAACAAATTCTGAAAACTTTTGGAACACCGATATAAAATCAGTTCGAAGTAATTTACAAAATTTAAAATACAGTTCTGAGGCATTCAATTTAGATAATATTCTAACTAAGGTAAAAGCTCATAAATCCCCGTATAATAAAGATATTGTAGTCCTTACAGACGGATTATCAATAACCGAAAAACAGGTAAAAACTAGCGATCAAAATATGAATCCTCTATTCATACTTTCAGAAGCGGAACAAAAAAACAACGCATCTGTAGATAGCGTCTACATTAGTAAAACGGTCGAAAATTTTTATGAAATCACAGTTCAAGTCACTGGCTATGGCGATAAATTTCCTGATGTTCCCATTTCAATTTTTGACAATAATAAATTAATTGCAAAAACTACTGTTGACCTAGATAGCAAGAAAAAAAGTATCACTTTTACCATCCCGAAAAAATCATTTCATGGATATATATCTATTCAAGACAATGGTCTTGCTTATGATAACATCCTTTATTTTAGCATTTCGAAAAATAAAAAAGCAAATGTAATTAGTGTAGGAGAGCCATTAAAAAGTGATTTCTTAACCCGAATTTACACTCCTGATGAATTTGTGTTTAAGAACTATTCTTTAAGCACACTGGATTACAATAGTATAGAACAGCAAGATGCTATTGTTTTAAATGAATTGAATGAAATACCTCAAGCCTTAGCAACTACTTTAAAATCGTTTGTATCAAAGGGCGGACACGTTGTTGTAATTCCGTCATCAGAAAGTTCAATTGAAACGTACAATTCATTTTTCAAAAATTTTGGTACACTTTCATACAGTCCATTAGAACAAACCGAAAAGCAAATTACTAAAATCAACTTTAATCATCCCATTTTCAATAATGTATTCGAATCAAAAATAACCAATTTTCAATATCCAAAGACCAAAATATCCTATCCTTTAAGTAGTTCGAGTCCCGCAGCATTATCTTATGAAGACCAGAGTCCATTTCTCACATCCTTAACAAACTCGGTAGCTACAGTAGCCGTATTTGCAGCACCTTTAAATGTTGAAAATTCTAATTTTCAGCAGTCACCATTGATTGTACCTACGTTTTATAAAATGGTGATTAACAACCAAAATAACGGAGTTATTGCCTATACCATAGGAAGTAATTTATCTCACATTACTGATGCAGCTTTACAAAAAGACGCTATTGTAACCATTAAAGGAACCGATGAGCAATTTATTCCCATTCAACAAATCTTGAGCACTAAGGTTAAAATGACTTTTAATGATTACCCAAAACAAGCTGGGAATTTTAGTGTTTTCTCTAAAAAAGAATGGATTGAAAATCTAAGTTTCAACTACGCAAGATCAGAGAGTGATTTAATTAAAAACAATGATAACGTACTAGCTGATTTGAACCAAGAATCATCCATTACGTCATTCTTTAATGCTTTACAAACAAACCGAACCGATAACCAAATTTGGAAATGGTTTGTTATATTTGCACTACTATTTCTACTCTTAGAAATGGCAATTCTCAAATTTGTCAAATCATAA